A stretch of the Zonotrichia albicollis isolate bZonAlb1 chromosome 29, bZonAlb1.hap1, whole genome shotgun sequence genome encodes the following:
- the MADCAM1 gene encoding mucosal addressin cell adhesion molecule 1 isoform X2 — MKEGKTSAAAALWVMEPAPVLLLLLLGLLWSCSGGPADRMVVTPREPVVPFGGSTELNCSLACAEGKVEWRGLDTALGTISSFSTHSILHIQHATVAMEGMKFCEGKCHGQDYKESVTLKVYALPDTLSLEASPHTLRPGHPATLTCSATHLYPPNGLALTWYRGHHVLENLTDHGCEDPDEDELCSIVSSLPVKGTEVAEGVEFRCEVTLRVGRETFSRVASLVARAEAVMTPAMATSTGSPSTATVATTALPAGPGVPTGDPTTAREPNAGTTQDLAAVTNAPSTEPSVPQDPTASTHTADVATSTLPAATEPPLGTMPACSLQMRSLPPTGTRGRALRIECHARCTGNATVRWLRTPAAFGQYREESAGSSSALRLDSAEPWHQGHYQCVLRGHHRAQVASLEVMVVDDSFSSSPAIAMGTAGSLLGLIATAAVSRRLWKWFRSR, encoded by the exons ATGAAAGAAGGGAaaaccagtgctgctgctgccctgtgggTGATGGAACCGgctcctgtcctcctcctcctcctccttggctTGCTATGGAGCTGCAGCG GTGGCCCTGCTGACAGGATGGTGGTGACACCGCGGGAGCCCGTGGTGCCCTTTGGGGGCTCGACAGAGCTGAACTGCTCCCTGGCCTGCGCAGAGGGCAAGGTGGAGTGGAGGGGGCTGGACACGGCCCTGGGGAccatctcctccttctccacccaCAGCATCCTGCACATCCAGCACGCCACGGTGGCCATGGAGGGCATGAAGTTCTGCGAGGGCAAATGCCACGGGCAGGACTACAAGGAAAGTGTCACACTGAAGGTTTATG CCCTCCCAGACACGCTGAGCCTGGAGGCATCTCCCCACACCCTGCGCCCAGGGCACCCTGCCACCCTGACCTGCTCGGCCACGCACCTGTACCCTCCCAATGGGCTGGCCCTCACCTGGTACCGGGGCCACCACGTGCTGGAGAACCTTACAGACCATGGCTGCGAGGATCCTGATGAGGACGAGCTGTGTAGCATCGTTTCCAGCCTGCCGGTGAAGGGCACAGAGGTGGCAGAAGGGGTGGAGTTCAGGTGCGAGGTGACGCTGCGCGTCGGGCGGGAGACCTTCAGCAGGGTGGCATCGCTGGTGGCAAGGGCTGAGG CTGTGATGACACCAGCCATGGCCACCTCCACGgggagccccagcacagccaccgtggccaccacagccctccctgcagggccaggtgtCCCCACAGGTGACCCCACCACAGCACGGGAGCCCAACGCTGGCACCACTCAGGATCTGGCTGCTGTCACCAATGCCCCCTCCACGGAGCCCTCAGTGCCCCAGGACCCCACGGCAAGCACCCACACGGCAGATGTGGCCACCAGCACCCTCCCTGCGGCGACAGAGCCACCTCTGGGGACAATGCCAGCCTGCAGCCTGCAGATGCGGTCGCTGCCACCCACCGGGACGCGGGGCAGGGCTCTGCGCATCGAGTGCCACGCTCGGTGCACCGGGAACGCCACGGTGCGCTGGCTGCGGACCCCCGCAGCCTTCGGGCAGTACCGGGAGGAGTCTGCGGGCAGCAGCTCCGCCCTGCGGCTGGACAGCGCCGAGCCCTGGCACCAGGGACACTATCAGTGCGTCCTGCGGGGCCACCACCGCGCACAGGTGGCCAGCCTGGAGGTGATGGTGGTGGATG ATTCcttcagctccagccctgccatcgccatgggcacagcaggatcGCTCTTGGGGCTCATCGCCACCGCTGCCGTGTCCCGACGCCTGTGGAAGTGGTTCCGATCCCGGTAG
- the MADCAM1 gene encoding mucosal addressin cell adhesion molecule 1 isoform X1 — protein MKEGKTSAAAALWVMEPAPVLLLLLLGLLWSCSGECHGAESHPKPPSCSPCFTPQPQEVPVPKSLLSPDPALSSCPGGPADRMVVTPREPVVPFGGSTELNCSLACAEGKVEWRGLDTALGTISSFSTHSILHIQHATVAMEGMKFCEGKCHGQDYKESVTLKVYALPDTLSLEASPHTLRPGHPATLTCSATHLYPPNGLALTWYRGHHVLENLTDHGCEDPDEDELCSIVSSLPVKGTEVAEGVEFRCEVTLRVGRETFSRVASLVARAEAVMTPAMATSTGSPSTATVATTALPAGPGVPTGDPTTAREPNAGTTQDLAAVTNAPSTEPSVPQDPTASTHTADVATSTLPAATEPPLGTMPACSLQMRSLPPTGTRGRALRIECHARCTGNATVRWLRTPAAFGQYREESAGSSSALRLDSAEPWHQGHYQCVLRGHHRAQVASLEVMVVDDSFSSSPAIAMGTAGSLLGLIATAAVSRRLWKWFRSR, from the exons ATGAAAGAAGGGAaaaccagtgctgctgctgccctgtgggTGATGGAACCGgctcctgtcctcctcctcctcctccttggctTGCTATGGAGCTGCAGCGGTGAGTGCCATGGGGCCGAGAGCCACCCTAAacccccaagctgctctccttGCTTCACCCCACAGCCTCAggaggtccctgtccccaaatcgCTGCTGTCCCCTGACCCTGCACTTTCCTCCTGCCCAGGTGGCCCTGCTGACAGGATGGTGGTGACACCGCGGGAGCCCGTGGTGCCCTTTGGGGGCTCGACAGAGCTGAACTGCTCCCTGGCCTGCGCAGAGGGCAAGGTGGAGTGGAGGGGGCTGGACACGGCCCTGGGGAccatctcctccttctccacccaCAGCATCCTGCACATCCAGCACGCCACGGTGGCCATGGAGGGCATGAAGTTCTGCGAGGGCAAATGCCACGGGCAGGACTACAAGGAAAGTGTCACACTGAAGGTTTATG CCCTCCCAGACACGCTGAGCCTGGAGGCATCTCCCCACACCCTGCGCCCAGGGCACCCTGCCACCCTGACCTGCTCGGCCACGCACCTGTACCCTCCCAATGGGCTGGCCCTCACCTGGTACCGGGGCCACCACGTGCTGGAGAACCTTACAGACCATGGCTGCGAGGATCCTGATGAGGACGAGCTGTGTAGCATCGTTTCCAGCCTGCCGGTGAAGGGCACAGAGGTGGCAGAAGGGGTGGAGTTCAGGTGCGAGGTGACGCTGCGCGTCGGGCGGGAGACCTTCAGCAGGGTGGCATCGCTGGTGGCAAGGGCTGAGG CTGTGATGACACCAGCCATGGCCACCTCCACGgggagccccagcacagccaccgtggccaccacagccctccctgcagggccaggtgtCCCCACAGGTGACCCCACCACAGCACGGGAGCCCAACGCTGGCACCACTCAGGATCTGGCTGCTGTCACCAATGCCCCCTCCACGGAGCCCTCAGTGCCCCAGGACCCCACGGCAAGCACCCACACGGCAGATGTGGCCACCAGCACCCTCCCTGCGGCGACAGAGCCACCTCTGGGGACAATGCCAGCCTGCAGCCTGCAGATGCGGTCGCTGCCACCCACCGGGACGCGGGGCAGGGCTCTGCGCATCGAGTGCCACGCTCGGTGCACCGGGAACGCCACGGTGCGCTGGCTGCGGACCCCCGCAGCCTTCGGGCAGTACCGGGAGGAGTCTGCGGGCAGCAGCTCCGCCCTGCGGCTGGACAGCGCCGAGCCCTGGCACCAGGGACACTATCAGTGCGTCCTGCGGGGCCACCACCGCGCACAGGTGGCCAGCCTGGAGGTGATGGTGGTGGATG ATTCcttcagctccagccctgccatcgccatgggcacagcaggatcGCTCTTGGGGCTCATCGCCACCGCTGCCGTGTCCCGACGCCTGTGGAAGTGGTTCCGATCCCGGTAG
- the TPGS1 gene encoding tubulin polyglutamylase complex subunit 1: MAASKLPARAEVRSKMAAYEKRRAAAAPVSAGGSGLPEPGRAAPGGGGPAEGSAAEFLLRAGVTAMVREALLKVLEARPAEPVSFLAEYFERLVLAEAAAEPPGPPQRLARALWYVCLAHHSHRTAFDSNTGAAYEVLGCGGRRRAAGVDGRLYSELLRRICQRGAAPAEAAAELLRRIRCRDHEAVPFDVFRYGVLTCCVLLEFAAKADALFAVLGAGDSADSRLCQAVLRALEDALGAGHGPRPGCYLEAGSRLGPDRLALAMDQALQERKMGSSMSREEFLSKATALFIAKVKPVE, from the exons ATGGCGGCATCAAAACTTCCGGCCCGGGCGGAAGTGCGGTCCAAGATGGCGGCGTACGAGAAGCGGAGAGCGGCCGCCGCCCCGGTATCGGCGGGGGGCAGCGGGCTGCCGGAACCGGGGCGGGCAGCGCCGGGGGGCGGCGGGCCGGCGGAGGGCAGCGCGGCGGAGTTCCTGCTGCGAGCCGGCGTCACGGCCATGGTGCGGGAGGCGCTGCTCAAGGTGCTGGAGGCGCGGCCCGCCGAACCCGTGTCATTCCTGGCCGAGTACTTCGAGCGGTTGGTGCtggcggaggcggcggcggaaCCCCCGGGACCGCCTCAGCGCCTGGCCCGGGCGCTGTGGTACGTGTGTCTGGCTCATCACTCGCACAG GACGGCCTTCGACAGCAACACCGGCGCGGCCTACGAGGTGCTGGGCTGCGgagggcggcggcgggcggcgggcgtGGACGGGCGGCTCTACAGCGAGCTGCTGAGGCGGATCTGCCAgcgcggggcggccccggccgAGGCGGCGGCCGAGCTGCTCCGCCGCATCCGGTGCCGCGACCACGAGGCCGTCCCGTTCGACGTGTTCCGCTACGGCGTCCTCACCTGCTGCGTGCTGCTGGAGTTCGCGGCCAAAGCGGACGCGCTGTTCGCCGTGCTGGGCGCCGGGGACTCGGCGGACAGCCGGCTGTGCCAGGCGGTGCTGCGGGCCCTGGAGGACGCGCTGGGAGCCGGGCACGGCCCGCGGCCCGGCTGCTACCTGGAGGCGGGCTCCAGGCTGGGCCCCGACAGGCTGGCACTGGCCATGGACCAGGCGCTGCAGGAGAGGAAGATGGGCTCCTCCATGAGCAGGGAGGAGTTCCTGAGCAAAGCCACGGCGCTGTTCATAGCCAAGGTGAAGCCTGTGGAGTGA
- the CDC34 gene encoding ubiquitin-conjugating enzyme E2 R1, with amino-acid sequence MARPAVPSSQKALLLELKGLQEEPVEGFRVGLVDEGDLYTWDVAIFGPPDTHYEGGYFKARLRFPIDYPYSPPAFRFLTKMWHPNIYETGDVCISILHPPVDDPQSGELPSERWNPTQNVRTILLSVISLLNEPNTFSPANVDASVMYRKWKESKGKDREYTDIIRKQVLGTKVDAERDGVKVPTTLAEYCVKTKTPAPDEGSDLFYDDYYEDDELEEEAESCYGDEDDSGNEES; translated from the exons ATGGCGCGGCCCGCCGTGCCCAGCTCGCAGAAGgcgctgctgctggagctcaaggggctgcaggaggagcccgTGGAGGGGTTCCGCGTCGGGCTGGTGGACGAGGGGGACCTGTACACCTGGGACGTGGCCATCTTCGGACCCCCGGACACGCACTACGAGGGCGGATACTTCAAG GCTCGTCTCCGCTTCCCCATCGACTACCCCTACTCTCCTCCTGCCTTCAGGTTCCTCACCAAGATGTGGCACCCCAATATCTACGAG ACAGGTGATGTCTGCATCTCCATCCTGCACCCCCCTGTGGATGACCCTCAGAGCGGGGAGCTGCCCTCAGAGCGCTGGAACCCCACCCAGAACGTGCG AACCATTCTGCTGAGTGTGATCTCGCTGCTGAATGAGCCCAACACGTTTTCCCCGGCCAACGTGGACGCCTCGGTGATGTACCGCAAGTGGAAGGAGAGCAAAGGGAAGGACCGGGAGTACACAGACATCATCAG GAAGCAGGTGCTGGGCACCAAGGTGGATGCTGAGCGGGATGGAGTGAAGGTCCCCACCACACTGGCTGAGTACTGTGTGAAGACCAAGACTCCAGCCCCAGATGAGGGCTCAGACCTCTTCTATGATGACTATTATGAGGATGATGAGCTGGAGGAGGAAGCAGAGAGCTGTTACGGGGATGAGGATGACTCCGGCAACGAGGAATCTTGA
- the BSG gene encoding basigin isoform X2 yields MAAGAAGTRALLALLVLCSMAAGAAGTTGFIKSPLSQKRLAQDSVELYCEAIGNPIPEIQWWFEGNDPNETHAQLWDGARQDRVKINATYNLHSTSTISIANLTADDSGMYECRASNDPDRNHLSKSPKVKWIRSQANVFVIERPDIASSFFVDAGKVTLWCNMSDPQHTITGHKWVHKEKTLKEDNEPGASTSYTFEGTVEEHSGIYECIFEGNPQTRGQVNISVPPQVTAYKKSEHGNEGDTGVLTCKNPSYPAVTTWSWHKSGHGRLENASGRYIIKSSGNKTELRILKLDIEQDTGDYFCNATNALGTGDATVNLRVRSRLAALWPFLGIVAEVLVLVTIIFIYEKRRKPDEVPDDDDGGSAPLKSNATNHKDKNVRQRNAN; encoded by the exons atggcggcgggcgcggcgggaACGCGCGCGCTCCTGGCGCTGCTCGTCTTGTGCTCGATGGCCGCCGGCGCCGCGGGGACAA CTGGCTTTATAAAGTCACCGCTGTCTCAAAAGAGACTGGCTCAGGACAGCGTGGAGCTGTACTGCGAGGCGATTGGCAATCCCATCCCCGAGATCCAGTGGTGGTTTGAGGGCAACGACCCCAATGAGACCcatgcccagctctgggatggcgCACGGCAGGACCGTGTCAAAATCAACGCCACCTACAACCTGCACTccaccagcaccatctccaTCGCCAACCTCACGGCCGACGACTCGGGCATGTACGAGTGCCGGGCCAGCAACGACCCCGACCGCAACCACTTGTCGAAGAGCCCCAAAGTCAAGTGGATCCGTTCCCAGGCGAACGTTTTTGTCATCGAAC GCCCAGATATTGCTAGTAGTTTCTTTGTGGATGCTGGCAAGGTGACCCTGTGGTGTAACATGTCTGATCCCCAACACACCATCACTGGCCACAAGTGGGTTCACAAGGAGAAGACCCTGAAGGAGGACAACGAGCCTGGTGCTTCCACCAGCTACAC ATTTGAGGGCACGGTGGAGGAGCACTCTGGCATCTACGAGTGCATCTTTGAAGGCAACCCACAGACCAGAGGACAAGTAAATATTTCTG TTCCTCCCCAGGTGACAGCATACAAGAAATCAGAGCATGGCAAcgagggggacacaggggtgcTGACCTGCAAGAATCCCTCTTACCCTGCTGTCACCACCTGGTCCTGGCACAAAAGTGGGCACGGG CGCCTGGAGAACGCCTCTGGCAGATACATCATCAAATCCAGCGGCAACAAGACGGAGCTGAGGATCCTGAAGCTGGACATCGAGCAGGACACGGGGGATTATTTCTGCAACGCCACCAACGCGCTGGGCACGGGCGATGCCACCGTGAACCTGCGCGTGCGCAGCCGCCTGGCCGCCCTCTGGCCCTTCCTGGGCATCGTGGCCGAGGTGCTGGTCCTGGTCACCATCATCTTCATCTACGAGAAGAGGAGGAAGCCTGATGAGGTTCCTGACG ATGATGATGGAGGCTCTGCACCACT GAAGAGCAATGCCACAAACCACAAGGACAAGAACGTCCGCCAGAGGAACGCCAACTGA
- the BSG gene encoding basigin isoform X1, translated as MAAGAAGTRALLALLVLCSMAAGAAGTSPDIASSFFVDAGKVTLWCNMSDPQHTITGHKWVHKEKTLKEDNEPGASTSYTFEGTVEEHSGIYECIFEGNPQTRGQVNISVPPQVTAYKKSEHGNEGDTGVLTCKNPSYPAVTTWSWHKSGHGRLENASGRYIIKSSGNKTELRILKLDIEQDTGDYFCNATNALGTGDATVNLRVRSRLAALWPFLGIVAEVLVLVTIIFIYEKRRKPDEVPDDDDGGSAPLKSNATNHKDKNVRQRNAN; from the exons atggcggcgggcgcggcgggaACGCGCGCGCTCCTGGCGCTGCTCGTCTTGTGCTCGATGGCCGCCGGCGCCGCGGGGACAA GCCCAGATATTGCTAGTAGTTTCTTTGTGGATGCTGGCAAGGTGACCCTGTGGTGTAACATGTCTGATCCCCAACACACCATCACTGGCCACAAGTGGGTTCACAAGGAGAAGACCCTGAAGGAGGACAACGAGCCTGGTGCTTCCACCAGCTACAC ATTTGAGGGCACGGTGGAGGAGCACTCTGGCATCTACGAGTGCATCTTTGAAGGCAACCCACAGACCAGAGGACAAGTAAATATTTCTG TTCCTCCCCAGGTGACAGCATACAAGAAATCAGAGCATGGCAAcgagggggacacaggggtgcTGACCTGCAAGAATCCCTCTTACCCTGCTGTCACCACCTGGTCCTGGCACAAAAGTGGGCACGGG CGCCTGGAGAACGCCTCTGGCAGATACATCATCAAATCCAGCGGCAACAAGACGGAGCTGAGGATCCTGAAGCTGGACATCGAGCAGGACACGGGGGATTATTTCTGCAACGCCACCAACGCGCTGGGCACGGGCGATGCCACCGTGAACCTGCGCGTGCGCAGCCGCCTGGCCGCCCTCTGGCCCTTCCTGGGCATCGTGGCCGAGGTGCTGGTCCTGGTCACCATCATCTTCATCTACGAGAAGAGGAGGAAGCCTGATGAGGTTCCTGACG ATGATGATGGAGGCTCTGCACCACT GAAGAGCAATGCCACAAACCACAAGGACAAGAACGTCCGCCAGAGGAACGCCAACTGA